CATTGTCAACGATGTCTCCGCGAATTCCCGAAGGGACAATCTCTCCTTCATTGCTCAAAAGAGGAGTTTGCATGAAGTGCTCGGGAATTGCTCCGTTGATCATCGCTCTAACTTCATCGAACTCCAACGTCGAGGGGAAGTTTTCGAGCTTGGTCGCATATGCCGTGTGCCCCGTGTCCACTGCTCGTGAGATGACTGATCCGTTGAAGGCGTCTATCTGGTCTTTATTCAGCCACTCTTCATCCGAATCAGTAATCTTCCCGCACCAGAAGGCGGATTGCTGCATCTCCCTTGAAACGTTTTCGGGACAAACCGTGTACCGCTCAGAAACCTTTGTCATCTTCTAAAACACCCCTTCCAGTCGCTTATTTGATTGCTCCGACTGTAATACCTTTCAGGAAGTATTTCTGGAAAGCAAGGAAGACAATGATCATTGGAATTGCCGAGTACGTAGCGCTTGCCATCAGATAGGAGTACTGCATCGGCACTTGTTCCTGAAGAAGCGAGAGTCCTGCCTGGAGAGTTCTCATTTCTGAAGTGTTTGTAACAATCAATGGCCAGAGAAAGCTGTTCCACTGACCCATGAACGTGAATATTCCGAGGACTGCCAAAGCCGGTTTCGAAATTGGAATAATAATCTTCGCAAAAGTTCTGAATTCGCTCGCACCATCTATTCTGGCGGCCTCAATAATCTCTGTGGGAAGGGATACCATGAACTGCCTCATCAGAAATACTCCGAAGGGGGCGGCAATAGCAGGCAAAATCAGCGCCTGATAAGTGTCTACCATGCCCAACTTTGAGACCAGGATGTACAGAGGAACGAGCGTGACCTGTGTCGGGATCATCATGGATGCTATATAGATAGAAAAGATCGCTTTGCTGCCGGGGAATTTCTTCTTTGCCAGAGCATAACCGGCCATAGCGCAGACGAATATCTGTGCAAGAGTAACGGTCCCTGCAACTATGAAGCTGTTCAGAGTCCATCTGAAGATTATCTTCCTCTCAAAGAGATCCTTGAAATTCTGAAGTGTGGGATTCTTCGGGATGATGTCTGGCGGAAACTTCATAGTCAATGAAGGTTGCGTAAAAGAGGTCGCAACCATCCAGTAGAGTGGAATAAAGGCGAGAGATGCGAGCAAAGCCAGAATGGCCAGCGAAACTGCCTTCTTTATATTAGTCTTAGTCTTCGCTTTCACAGTCAATCACCTCAATACTCCACATTTGAACCGAGCCATTTGAACTGGACTATTCCAAGAACTACGAGGATGCCAAACATTACCATTGACATTGCAGAAGCAAGCCCCAGGTTGTAGTTCTTGAAGGCCGTCTCGTAGATCAAGTAAGCAATAGTAGTCGTCGAAAATTCCGGGCCTCCACTGGTCATGATGTAAATGTTCGAGAAGGTCTGGAAATTTGCTATCGTTCCCATGACCAGAGCATAGAGTATCGTCGGCTTGAGCAGAGGGACGGTAATCTTCCTAAAGATAGCCCACGAGCCGGCTCCTTCGAGCGTGGCAGCCTCGAAATAGTACTCGGGAATCGAAGCCATCGCCGCAGAAAGAAGTACGATAGTCGAGCCGCCTCCCATTATTACCTGCATGATAATCAAGGAGGGCATTGCCGTAAGAGACCTGCCAAGCCAGACGACCGGCTCGAGTCCGAGAACGGTCATGAAATAGTTCAACAGCCCGAAGTTCGGATTGAAAACCCACAGCCAAATCATAGCAATTATGACGGTGGAAGTAACATGAGGCAGATAGAAGGCCGCTTTGAAAAAGGTCCTGATGGACTTTCTGAAAGGATATACCAGAACCGTTACGAGCAAAGCCTTTCCCAGCCATAGAGGAACAACACCAAATGTGTAGAAGAAGGTATTTTTAAGAGACTTCAGAAAGAGCCAATCGCTCAGAATACGTTTATAATTGTCGAACCAGATGAATGTCTGCGAAAAGACGTTGTACTTGAACATACTGAGGTACATTCCCCACGCAACAG
The sequence above is a segment of the Mesotoga infera genome. Coding sequences within it:
- a CDS encoding carbohydrate ABC transporter permease, with the protein product MTVKAKTKTNIKKAVSLAILALLASLAFIPLYWMVATSFTQPSLTMKFPPDIIPKNPTLQNFKDLFERKIIFRWTLNSFIVAGTVTLAQIFVCAMAGYALAKKKFPGSKAIFSIYIASMMIPTQVTLVPLYILVSKLGMVDTYQALILPAIAAPFGVFLMRQFMVSLPTEIIEAARIDGASEFRTFAKIIIPISKPALAVLGIFTFMGQWNSFLWPLIVTNTSEMRTLQAGLSLLQEQVPMQYSYLMASATYSAIPMIIVFLAFQKYFLKGITVGAIK
- a CDS encoding sugar ABC transporter permease, giving the protein MEQIPVKPIKRKTTLLDVWKGRSGYLFILPHFALFAIFFLVPVAWGMYLSMFKYNVFSQTFIWFDNYKRILSDWLFLKSLKNTFFYTFGVVPLWLGKALLVTVLVYPFRKSIRTFFKAAFYLPHVTSTVIIAMIWLWVFNPNFGLLNYFMTVLGLEPVVWLGRSLTAMPSLIIMQVIMGGGSTIVLLSAAMASIPEYYFEAATLEGAGSWAIFRKITVPLLKPTILYALVMGTIANFQTFSNIYIMTSGGPEFSTTTIAYLIYETAFKNYNLGLASAMSMVMFGILVVLGIVQFKWLGSNVEY